The window TATGAGCTCGGGCAGTTTCTTTTATAAATTTTTCCAAAATTTTAGTGTCTATTGTTTTTTCTCTATTTTTCTTTACTTCCAATATCATATCATAAATTCGCCCCACTCTTTCTCCAGTTCCGGCTGACGTAAAAATAATTGGCGCCCAAGCCAAAAAGGGAAAGTATTTTTTTATATGAAGCATATATTTGCTATGCCAGTCTTCTTCTTTTATCAAGTCTATTTTGTTTCCGACGATTATAAGTCCTTTGTTTGATTCTTCTATCATGCTCGCTAAATGTTTATCTTGAGTACCAAATGGCTCCGACAGGTCTAGGACTAAAAGAACTATGTCGGACCTTTTTAGCGTAATGATGCTTTTTTTAACACCCATTTTTTCAAATCCGCGTTCAACGCGGGCTTTTTTTCTTATTCCTGCTGTGTCTATCAGGGTAATATTTTCACCTTTATATTCCAGACGAATATCTTGTGGTTCGCGAGTTGTATGCGGAATAGCGCTTACTACTGCAACTTCTTTGCTTAGTAGTTTGTTTAGAAGAGATGATTTGCCTACATTGGGTTTGCCGATAATAGAAACTTTTATTTCTTCCTCTTCTTTTATCGTCGATAAGCGTACTTTTAATTTTTTTAATTTTTTATATATTTCATCCAAAAGGTCTCCAATACCTGAACCATTTTTTGCAGAAACAACAGAAAAGTTTTTTATCGGGAGATTTTGCCATTCTTTGCTGTCCGTTT of the Parcubacteria group bacterium CG10_big_fil_rev_8_21_14_0_10_36_14 genome contains:
- the der gene encoding ribosome biogenesis GTPase Der, encoding MSGIKIKKLPIVAIIGRTNVGKSTLFNRIIEQSKAIMSATPGTTRDIIYGRPVWRGKTFGLIDTAGLDIAGKDELEKNIIRQIERAKSEAEVILLVLDLEAGILPDDRRLINELMMQDKPFIVVANKGDNKKRRSETDSKEWQNLPIKNFSVVSAKNGSGIGDLLDEIYKKLKKLKVRLSTIKEEEEIKVSIIGKPNVGKSSLLNKLLSKEVAVVSAIPHTTREPQDIRLEYKGENITLIDTAGIRKKARVERGFEKMGVKKSIITLKRSDIVLLVLDLSEPFGTQDKHLASMIEESNKGLIIVGNKIDLIKEEDWHSKYMLHIKKYFPFLAWAPIIFTSAGTGERVGRIYDMILEVKKNREKTIDTKILEKFIKETARAHKPLKAMGVYHPYIFGIKQSGVQPPRFTIFIKEKTSLHDSYLKFLSKKIREEFGFLGVPIKMEVKNVKV